In Pseudomonadota bacterium, one genomic interval encodes:
- a CDS encoding phosphoadenylyl-sulfate reductase — MSAIPGQDLSWRGRGSSEIASTSTVALLSHELASELGHLPARKLLEKLIREVFPDRIALVSSFGIEAAVLLHIVAEIDPATPVIFLDTGKLFAETIRYRNTLVRILGLQDVRSIEPDQALLRASDPNGGAWRSNPDLCCHIRKVEPLARSLAGFKAWINGRKRHHGGPRSALPLIEAVDGRIKINALAAWGAEEIEAYFSVHQLPRHPLGDDGYRSIGCMPCSDRVAPGEDIRAGRWRGREKTECGIHQTSSHHFANPREE, encoded by the coding sequence ATGTCTGCAATTCCTGGCCAAGATCTGAGCTGGCGCGGTAGAGGATCCTCAGAAATTGCCTCCACGTCGACTGTGGCCCTGCTGTCGCACGAGCTCGCGAGCGAATTGGGACATCTCCCCGCGAGGAAGTTGCTCGAAAAGCTCATCCGCGAGGTATTTCCCGATCGAATCGCTCTCGTCTCCTCCTTCGGGATCGAGGCCGCGGTGCTGCTCCATATTGTGGCGGAGATTGATCCGGCTACACCCGTCATCTTCCTTGATACTGGCAAGCTCTTCGCGGAGACGATACGCTATCGCAATACGCTCGTGCGCATCCTGGGTCTGCAGGACGTCCGTTCGATCGAGCCGGATCAGGCATTGCTGCGCGCTAGCGACCCGAATGGAGGCGCCTGGCGATCGAATCCTGACCTCTGCTGCCACATTCGCAAAGTGGAACCGCTGGCACGCTCGCTTGCCGGGTTCAAGGCGTGGATCAACGGGCGCAAGCGCCATCATGGCGGCCCCAGGTCTGCGCTGCCGCTGATCGAAGCGGTCGATGGTCGCATCAAGATCAACGCCCTTGCGGCATGGGGCGCCGAGGAGATCGAGGCATATTTCTCAGTGCACCAATTGCCACGGCATCCCCTCGGTGATGACGGCTACCGCTCGATCGGCTGCATGCCATGCTCCGATCGAGTGGCGCCCGGTGAGGATATTCGCGCCGGTCGGTGGCGCGGTCGGGAGAAGACCGAATGTGGCATCCACCAGACCTCCAGCCACCACTTTGCGAATCCGAGAGAAGAATGA